From a region of the Sminthopsis crassicaudata isolate SCR6 chromosome 6, ASM4859323v1, whole genome shotgun sequence genome:
- the LOC141547029 gene encoding olfactory receptor 10AG1-like: MERRNVTFVVEFILLGFSDLPNLRSFLFGIFLVIYLCILIGNGLLITLTKLNPALQTPMYFFLGNFSFLEICYTSVTIPRMLRDIWTQKGNIPFLSCAMQICFLYILGIAECLLLAMMAYDRYVAICKPLYYPLVMNHKTCVQLVLASWITATPAQIGLTCQIFSMNFCGSNKLNHIFCDAPPLLEVACGDTSQKELLIFLNTVFFVMVPFFFTLISYVKIITTILKLPSTSGKSKAFSTCSSHLMVVCLFYGSGSIVYLRPKSSHSPKSDKIFSLFYTTVTPLLNPMIYSLRNKDVIAALRKLLPK, from the coding sequence atggaaagaaggaatgTTACGTTTGTGGTGGAATTCATTCTCCTGGGATTTTCTGATCTTCCCAACCTCCGAagttttctttttggaatatTCTTAGTCATCTATTTGTGTATACTTATAGGAAATGGCCTGCTCATTACACTGACTAAGTTGAATCCTGCTCTTCAAACCCCCATGTACTTTTTCCTTGGAAACTTTTCCTTCTTGGAAATCTGTTACACATCAGTCACTATCCCTAGAATGCTAAGAGATATTTGGACTCAGAAGGGCAATATCCCATTCCTATCTTGTGCTATGCAAATTTGCTTCCTTTATATTTTAGGAATTGCAGAGTGCTTACTCCTGGCTATGATGGCTTATGACAGATATGTAGCCATCTGTAAGCCTCTTTACTATCCTCTTGTCATGAATCATAAGACATGTGTCCAATTGGTGCTCGCCTCCTGGATCACAGCGACGCCAGCCCAGATAGGACTCACGTGCCAGATTTTCTCTATGAACTTTTGTGGTTCTAACAAACTCAATCATATTTTCTGTGATGCTCCACCATTACTGGAGGTTGCTTGTGGGGACACATCTCAGAAAGAACTTTTGATCTTTCTTAATACTGTCTTTTTTGTcatggttccttttttttttacactcaTATCCTATGTCAAAATCATCACCACCATCCTAAAGCTACCATCAACTTCTGGTAAATCCAAAGCCTTTTCTACTTGTTCTTCTCACCTCATGGTTGTATGTTTATTCTATGGGTCTGGTAGTATTGTGTATTTGCGTCCCAAATCCAGTCATTCACCCAAATCTGACAaaatcttctctcttttctatacTACTGTGACTCCACTGTTAAATCCCATGATATATAGCCTGAGGAATAAGGATGTAATTGCTGCACTGAGAAAACTTCTTCCAAAATGA
- the LOC141546730 gene encoding olfactory receptor 10AG1-like: protein MERSNVTFVVEFILQGFSDLPNFRRLLFGIFLVIYMNILIGNGLLIVVTKINPALQTPMYFFLGNFSFLEICYTSVTLPKMLTDLWTQKGNIPFLSCAFQTCFLYILGVAECLLLAVMAYDRYVAICKPLYYPIIMNHKVCVQLVIASWITGIPVLIGLTYQIFSLNFCGSNKLNHIFCDAPPLLEVACGDTYQKELSVHVAALFFVMIPFLLILISYVKIITTILKLPSTSGKSKAFSTCSSHLMVVGLFYGSGSIVYLRPKSSHSAKSDKVFSLFYTIVTPMFNPIIYSLRNKDVIAALKKLLPK, encoded by the coding sequence atggaaagaagcaaTGTTACATTTGTGGTGGAATTCATTCTCCAAGGATTTTCTGACCTTCCCAATTTTAGAAGActtctatttggaattttcttagtcATCTATATGAATATACTTATAGGAAATGGCCTCCTCATTGTCGTAACCAAGATAAATCCTGCTCTTCAAACTCCCATGTACTTTTTCCTGGGAAATTTTTCCTTCTTAGAAATCTGTTACACATCAGTCACTCTCCCTAAAATGCTGACAGACCTTTGGACTCAGAAGGGAAATATTCCATTCCTGTCTTGTGCTTTTCAAACTTGCTTCCTTTACATTTTAGGAGTTGCAGAATGCTTACTCCTAGCTGTGATGGCTTATGACAGATATGTGGCCATCTGTAAGCCACTTTATTATCCTATCATCATGAATCATAAGGTTTGTGTCCAACTGGTAATTGCTTCCTGGATCACTGGTATTCCAGTACTGATAGGACTCACATACCAGATTTTCTCTCTGAACTTTTGTGGTTCTAACAAACTCAATCATATTTTCTGTGATGCTCCACCATTACTGGAGGTTGCCTGTGGGGACACATATCAGAAAGAGCTTTCTGTTCATGTTGCTGCTCTCTTTTTTGTCATGATTCCTTTTCTATTGATACTCATATCCTATGTCAAAATCATCACCACCATTCTAAAGCTTCCATCAACCTCAGGGAAATCTAAAGCCTTCTCTACTTGCTCTTCTCACCTCATGGTTGTAGGTTTATTTTATGGGTCTGGTAGTATTGTGTATTTGAGACCCAAATCCAGTCATTCAGCCAAATCAGACAAagtcttctctcttttctatacTATTGTGACTCCAATGTTTAACCCCATAATATATAGCCTGAGGAATAAGGATGTAATAGCTGCCTTGAAAAAACTCCTTCCAAAATGA